The following are encoded in a window of Rhizobium sp. 11515TR genomic DNA:
- the nthA gene encoding nitrile hydratase subunit alpha codes for MSHDDHTMPPSTLALRIKAIETLMVEKGKIDPDAVTEIVDIFQNKLGPRIGAGVVARAWSDPAFKARLLGDGTEALKEMGVSGLQGEAMVILENTPEVHNVIVCTLCSCYPWTVLGLPPTWYKSAPYRSRIVIEPRSVLAEFGLNIANDREVRVFDSNAEIRYMVLPERPPGTEGWSEDRLAALVTRDSMIGTGVPLAASAI; via the coding sequence ATGAGCCACGACGATCACACGATGCCACCTTCAACACTCGCGCTCCGGATCAAGGCCATCGAGACGCTGATGGTCGAAAAGGGCAAGATCGACCCCGATGCAGTGACGGAAATTGTCGATATCTTCCAGAACAAGCTTGGTCCGCGAATCGGCGCTGGTGTCGTGGCGCGCGCCTGGTCCGATCCAGCATTCAAGGCGCGCCTGCTTGGAGACGGAACGGAGGCGCTGAAGGAAATGGGCGTCAGCGGTCTGCAGGGCGAGGCTATGGTCATTCTGGAGAATACACCGGAGGTTCACAATGTGATCGTCTGCACCCTGTGCTCCTGCTATCCTTGGACCGTGCTCGGTCTGCCGCCGACATGGTACAAATCCGCACCTTATCGCAGCCGCATCGTCATCGAGCCGCGATCTGTGCTCGCTGAATTCGGCCTGAACATTGCCAACGACCGCGAGGTGCGCGTCTTCGACAGCAATGCGGAAATCCGCTACATGGTCCTGCCTGAGCGACCCCCCGGCACAGAGGGCTGGAGTGAGGATAGGCTGGCAGCTCTCGTGACACGTGATTCCATGATCGGCACGGGTGTGCCGCTGGCAGCGTCGGCGATCTGA
- the iaaH gene encoding indoleacetamide hydrolase gives MTLKAFTLTEIAAAMARGRLSTEEFVTDLLTRKASLASINAFVSLDEERALRDARQADEERATGQLRGPLHGLPIAFKDNINVAGYVTTGGTPALRNFRPVKDAPVAARLLKAGAIAYGKNGMHELAYGATSANVAYGTPRNPFDGARTSGGSSGGGGAAVGARLVPASIGTDTGGSVRIPAAFCGAWGYRPTTGRWPTAGIVPISTTRDTPGPITLSATDMMLLDNVVTSSPPVLASAIKGTRLGIPHKHFWDLVDSEVAAICMEALQRLVAEGVELVEVDSRALPEPYAAAAMSISIYEGTLALSAFLSDHDIPLTFAEVADQVASPDVREILLAQLNPATAVSPLAYEIATTEHLPALTSAYADIFKANRIDALAFPVCRLPAPELDQSSMVVIAGKVLPIFPALIHNTDIGSVASLPGVSVPAGLTRAGLPVGLGLDFPFEQDQALLAFSLAIETLFPIPSPPT, from the coding sequence ATGACACTCAAGGCATTCACGTTGACCGAGATCGCCGCCGCCATGGCGCGGGGCAGGCTCAGCACTGAGGAGTTCGTCACCGATCTGTTGACGAGAAAAGCGAGCCTTGCCTCGATCAACGCCTTTGTGTCGCTTGACGAGGAACGGGCGCTTCGGGATGCGCGTCAGGCGGATGAGGAGCGGGCGACCGGACAACTGCGAGGGCCATTGCATGGCCTTCCCATTGCCTTCAAGGACAACATCAATGTTGCCGGCTATGTCACGACGGGTGGAACGCCGGCACTTCGCAACTTCAGGCCGGTGAAGGATGCGCCGGTCGCGGCCCGGCTCTTGAAGGCAGGCGCGATTGCCTATGGCAAGAATGGCATGCACGAGCTGGCCTATGGCGCGACCTCGGCAAATGTCGCCTACGGCACGCCGCGAAATCCCTTCGATGGGGCCCGCACCTCGGGCGGCTCCAGCGGCGGCGGCGGGGCAGCCGTCGGGGCGCGGCTCGTGCCGGCTTCCATCGGGACGGACACCGGCGGCTCGGTGCGCATTCCCGCAGCCTTCTGCGGCGCATGGGGCTATCGTCCAACAACCGGGCGGTGGCCGACTGCCGGCATTGTACCGATTTCAACGACGCGTGACACACCGGGTCCGATCACGCTCTCCGCGACGGACATGATGCTGCTGGACAATGTTGTAACATCATCACCGCCGGTTTTGGCGTCGGCTATAAAGGGCACTCGGCTCGGCATTCCTCACAAGCATTTCTGGGACCTCGTCGATTCCGAGGTCGCCGCGATCTGCATGGAGGCGCTTCAACGGCTCGTTGCCGAAGGCGTGGAGCTTGTCGAGGTTGATTCGCGAGCACTTCCAGAGCCCTATGCCGCAGCCGCGATGTCCATTTCGATCTACGAAGGAACGCTCGCACTCTCGGCATTCCTGTCCGATCACGACATTCCGCTGACCTTTGCGGAGGTTGCAGATCAGGTGGCAAGCCCGGATGTGCGCGAAATTCTTCTCGCTCAGCTCAATCCGGCGACGGCCGTTAGTCCCTTGGCTTACGAGATCGCCACGACGGAGCATCTCCCCGCCTTGACGTCGGCCTATGCAGATATATTCAAGGCCAACCGGATCGATGCGCTTGCGTTCCCCGTCTGCCGTCTGCCGGCCCCAGAGCTTGACCAGTCCTCAATGGTAGTAATCGCCGGTAAGGTGCTGCCTATTTTTCCAGCGCTCATTCACAATACGGATATCGGCAGTGTCGCGAGCTTACCTGGGGTTTCCGTTCCGGCCGGCCTCACGCGGGCGGGCCTGCCCGTGGGCCTAGGCCTAGACTTCCCGTTCGAACAGGATCAGGCGCTTCTCGCGTTCTCGCTTGCGATCGAGACGCTTTTTCCCATTCCGTCGCCCCCGACATGA
- a CDS encoding SH3-like domain-containing protein, with protein sequence MLPKDMVAIAIATGAPTLRAVESVPKFKVGDDIMTTNDNVSTHTRLPGYARDKRGTIVGYEGAHVFADAHSAGRGECPDHLYRVRFDSETLWGKGSDGPGAVYLSLWESYLLCGDML encoded by the coding sequence ATGCTGCCTAAGGATATGGTCGCCATCGCGATAGCCACCGGTGCCCCGACGCTGCGCGCAGTCGAGAGTGTGCCGAAATTCAAGGTCGGCGATGACATCATGACGACGAACGACAACGTCTCCACCCATACGCGCCTGCCGGGCTATGCGCGCGACAAGCGTGGAACCATCGTCGGTTATGAAGGCGCGCATGTCTTCGCGGACGCGCATTCGGCCGGACGTGGGGAATGCCCTGATCATCTCTATCGTGTCCGTTTTGACAGCGAGACGCTCTGGGGCAAGGGGAGTGACGGGCCGGGGGCCGTGTATCTGAGCCTTTGGGAAAGCTACCTGCTGTGTGGAGATATGTTGTGA
- a CDS encoding ActR/PrrA/RegA family redox response regulator transcription factor — MTDKESFTSQTGAKDAEAHIGPDATLLIVDDDGPFLRRLARAMEARGFVVETAESVAEGVAKSKATPPKYAVVDLRLGDGNGLDVIEAIRQRRDDTHIVVLTGYGNIATAVTAVKLGALDYLAKPADADDVYAALTQRPGEKAEVPENPMSADRVRWEHIQRVYEMCERNVSETARRLNMHRRTLQRILAKRAPK; from the coding sequence ATGACGGATAAGGAAAGCTTTACCTCACAGACCGGGGCCAAGGATGCTGAGGCCCATATCGGCCCGGATGCTACATTGCTGATCGTCGATGACGATGGTCCCTTTCTGCGCCGACTGGCGAGGGCAATGGAGGCACGCGGCTTTGTAGTCGAGACGGCGGAATCGGTGGCGGAAGGCGTTGCCAAATCCAAGGCGACCCCGCCGAAATATGCCGTGGTCGACCTTCGCCTCGGCGACGGCAACGGGCTCGATGTGATCGAAGCCATCCGTCAGCGGCGCGACGACACGCATATCGTGGTGCTGACGGGCTATGGCAACATCGCGACGGCGGTCACCGCCGTCAAGCTCGGCGCGCTCGACTATCTCGCCAAACCCGCCGATGCCGACGACGTCTATGCCGCGCTGACGCAGCGCCCCGGCGAGAAGGCCGAAGTGCCCGAAAACCCGATGTCTGCGGACCGCGTGCGTTGGGAACATATCCAGCGTGTCTATGAAATGTGCGAGCGCAATGTTTCCGAGACGGCCCGGCGCCTCAACATGCATCGCCGGACGCTGCAGCGCATCCTTGCCAAGCGGGCGCCGAAATAG
- a CDS encoding SH3-like domain-containing protein, protein MRSIADMGGMQGFGPINRAHDDTRFKAEWEAKTFAVNILSLAAGCFNIDESRSSMENMPPLDYLATSYFEHWLYSLEDLLVSKGVFTQEEYRARIAELAAKEAGHAA, encoded by the coding sequence ATGAGATCGATCGCCGATATGGGCGGTATGCAGGGCTTCGGCCCGATCAACCGCGCCCACGATGACACCAGGTTCAAGGCGGAGTGGGAAGCCAAGACCTTCGCCGTCAACATTCTCTCGCTCGCGGCTGGCTGCTTCAATATCGATGAAAGCCGCTCCTCCATGGAGAACATGCCACCGCTCGATTACCTGGCGACATCTTATTTTGAACATTGGCTTTATTCACTGGAAGATCTGCTGGTTTCCAAGGGCGTCTTCACTCAGGAGGAATATCGGGCACGGATAGCCGAACTTGCCGCAAAGGAGGCTGGCCATGCTGCCTAA
- the hrpB gene encoding ATP-dependent helicase HrpB: MPSLPELPVSHVLADIVAALAEERRAVLSAPPGAGKTTLVPLYLLGEAWRGDGRIILLEPRRLAARAAAARMASLLGEQVGDTVGYRMRLDNRISSKTRIEVVTEGVFARMILDDPELSGISTVIFDEFHERSLDADFGLALALDVQSALREDLRILVMSATLDIERVATLLDHPPVIESMGRSFPIDIRHQDRPAGERIEDTVARAILDAHAREQGSILAFLPGQAEITRTAERLEGRFGLGTVIAPLYGNLSQKEQDAAIRPAPQGTRKIVLATSIAETSITIDGVRIVIDSGLQRLPVFEASTGITRLETVRVSRASADQRAGRAGRTEPGIAIRLWHPGQTAALPAFTPPQILSSDLSGLALDLAHWGVQDPATLSFVDQPPATTLAEARALLRQLGALDADNGLTARGRLTRELALPPRLAAMVISAGEFGQAREAALLAVLLTEQGLGGQSIDLEDRLRRFKTEKGERAEAARRLAGRLAQTAGSNGSSATSTPPLAGALLLHAFPDRIAMQRGGRGRFVMANGRGAELPETERLAGSQMLVIADLTGRAAQARILAAAEISRADVEEHLPGEIRTEDQSFFDKASRQVRARRATRLGAIIFEETPLPRPSGEQAAKALAEGIRELGIGVLPFSKEATQLRDRIGFLYRTIGEPWPDMSEEALLARLDEWFMPFQPDTRGLSDISAGGLSNGLMSLVSHELQRDLARMAPTHFEAPTGQRHPIQYDGEEPLLTIRVQELFGLKQHPAIGGGRLPLVLELTSPAHRPIQTTRDLPGFWAGSWKDVRADMRGRYPRHPWPEDPAQALPTTRAKPRGT; encoded by the coding sequence GTGCCCTCATTACCGGAACTGCCGGTCTCGCATGTGCTTGCCGATATCGTTGCGGCGCTCGCTGAAGAGCGGCGTGCCGTACTCTCCGCACCGCCCGGCGCGGGCAAGACGACACTCGTGCCGCTTTATCTATTGGGCGAGGCGTGGCGCGGCGATGGCAGAATCATTCTTCTGGAGCCGCGACGGCTAGCGGCAAGGGCCGCCGCTGCCCGCATGGCCTCGCTGCTTGGCGAACAGGTTGGCGATACTGTCGGCTATCGGATGCGGCTCGACAACCGTATTTCTTCCAAGACCCGCATCGAGGTCGTGACGGAGGGCGTGTTCGCGCGGATGATCCTCGACGACCCCGAACTATCAGGCATCTCCACTGTCATCTTCGACGAATTCCATGAACGCTCGCTGGATGCGGATTTCGGCTTGGCCCTGGCGCTCGACGTTCAGTCGGCACTGCGGGAGGATCTACGCATCCTTGTGATGTCGGCAACGCTGGACATAGAGCGTGTCGCGACCCTGCTCGACCATCCACCCGTTATCGAAAGCATGGGCCGCAGCTTTCCGATCGATATCCGCCATCAGGATCGGCCGGCGGGAGAGCGGATCGAGGATACGGTGGCGCGGGCCATCCTCGATGCGCATGCGCGCGAGCAGGGTTCGATCCTCGCCTTCCTGCCGGGGCAAGCGGAAATCACGCGCACGGCGGAACGCCTTGAAGGGCGATTCGGCCTGGGGACAGTGATTGCGCCGCTTTACGGCAATCTCAGCCAGAAGGAGCAGGATGCGGCAATTCGGCCAGCGCCGCAGGGCACGCGCAAGATCGTGCTGGCGACCTCGATCGCCGAGACATCGATCACGATTGACGGCGTGCGCATCGTCATCGACAGCGGATTGCAGCGACTGCCCGTGTTCGAGGCTTCTACCGGCATTACACGGCTCGAAACGGTGCGCGTGTCGCGCGCCTCGGCTGATCAGCGCGCCGGCCGCGCCGGACGAACCGAACCGGGCATCGCCATCCGCCTGTGGCATCCGGGACAGACCGCGGCGCTTCCGGCCTTTACGCCGCCGCAAATCCTTTCCAGCGACCTTTCGGGCCTCGCACTCGATCTCGCCCATTGGGGCGTGCAGGATCCGGCAACGCTTTCTTTCGTCGACCAACCACCGGCAACGACGCTTGCCGAAGCACGAGCCCTGCTGCGGCAGCTGGGTGCGCTCGACGCGGACAACGGGCTGACGGCTCGAGGCCGGCTGACGCGCGAGCTCGCCCTGCCGCCGCGATTGGCGGCCATGGTTATTTCCGCTGGCGAATTCGGCCAGGCGCGCGAGGCGGCGCTGCTTGCTGTGCTGCTAACCGAACAGGGGCTTGGCGGCCAGAGCATCGATCTGGAAGATCGATTGCGGCGCTTCAAGACTGAGAAAGGCGAACGAGCCGAGGCGGCGCGCCGGCTGGCCGGGCGACTCGCGCAGACTGCCGGCAGCAATGGCAGCTCCGCCACTTCTACTCCTCCGCTCGCCGGCGCGCTACTGCTGCATGCCTTTCCCGACCGCATCGCGATGCAGCGCGGCGGGCGGGGACGTTTCGTCATGGCCAATGGGCGCGGCGCAGAATTGCCGGAGACCGAGCGGCTTGCCGGCTCCCAGATGCTTGTCATCGCCGACCTGACCGGACGTGCGGCGCAGGCGCGCATTCTTGCTGCTGCGGAGATTTCGCGCGCCGATGTCGAAGAGCATTTGCCGGGCGAGATCCGCACCGAAGATCAGAGCTTTTTCGACAAAGCGAGCCGTCAGGTGCGCGCACGACGGGCAACGCGGCTCGGCGCCATCATCTTCGAGGAAACGCCCCTGCCGCGGCCCAGCGGTGAACAGGCGGCCAAGGCGCTCGCCGAGGGCATACGCGAACTCGGGATCGGTGTCCTGCCGTTCTCCAAGGAAGCCACGCAACTGCGGGACAGGATCGGCTTCTTATACAGGACGATCGGCGAACCCTGGCCCGATATGAGCGAGGAGGCGCTGCTTGCTCGGCTTGACGAATGGTTCATGCCGTTTCAGCCTGACACGCGCGGCCTCTCCGATATCTCCGCCGGCGGCCTTTCCAATGGGCTTATGTCGCTGGTGTCGCACGAGCTGCAGCGCGATCTCGCCAGGATGGCACCGACACATTTCGAGGCGCCCACCGGCCAGCGCCATCCCATTCAATATGATGGCGAGGAACCACTCTTGACCATTCGCGTACAGGAGCTCTTCGGACTGAAACAGCATCCGGCCATCGGCGGCGGTAGATTGCCGCTGGTGCTGGAATTGACATCACCGGCACATCGCCCGATCCAGACGACGCGCGACCTGCCGGGCTTCTGGGCCGGATCCTGGAAGGATGTACGCGCCGATATGCGCGGCCGCTACCCGAGGCACCCCTGGCCGGAAGATCCGGCCCAGGCCTTGCCGACGACACGCGCCAAGCCAAGGGGGACCTGA
- a CDS encoding L,D-transpeptidase codes for MRIRNAMTALGLVAMLASAGYATTAAAAPAATANSATETIKTFDGDYGVTTDNGFQLPAIPIQKVKPQFRRQIVEYKTDEAEGTIIVNTRERHLYYILGNGEAMRYGIGVGKQGFSWSGTAYVAWKQEWPNWHPPKEMAVRRPEIAKYVDGGMNPGLSNPLGARAMYLYNEKGQDTLFRLHGTPEWASIGTAASSGCIRLINQDVIDLYSRVLPGRSTKVIVIQ; via the coding sequence ATGCGCATCCGTAATGCTATGACCGCACTCGGCCTTGTCGCAATGCTCGCATCGGCTGGCTATGCCACCACCGCCGCAGCAGCGCCGGCCGCTACCGCAAATTCGGCCACCGAAACCATCAAGACGTTCGATGGCGACTACGGCGTGACGACCGACAATGGCTTTCAGCTGCCGGCGATCCCGATCCAGAAGGTGAAGCCGCAGTTCCGCCGTCAGATCGTCGAATACAAGACGGATGAAGCTGAAGGCACGATCATCGTCAATACGCGCGAGCGTCATCTCTACTACATCCTCGGCAATGGCGAAGCGATGCGCTACGGCATCGGCGTCGGCAAGCAGGGCTTTTCCTGGTCCGGCACCGCATACGTAGCCTGGAAGCAGGAATGGCCGAATTGGCATCCGCCGAAGGAAATGGCTGTCCGCCGTCCGGAAATCGCCAAATATGTTGATGGCGGCATGAACCCGGGCCTTTCCAACCCGCTCGGCGCACGCGCCATGTATCTCTACAACGAAAAGGGCCAGGACACGCTGTTCCGCTTGCACGGCACGCCGGAATGGGCCTCGATCGGCACCGCTGCCTCCTCGGGTTGCATCCGCCTGATCAATCAGGACGTGATCGATCTTTACAGCCGCGTTCTTCCGGGCCGCAGCACCAAGGTCATCGTGATCCAGTAA
- a CDS encoding MmcB family DNA repair protein has protein sequence MTILNVYNNNPLIDGRQSERAMLVRKGVQLLLHDMRHAVLPELPLASGRRADLISLSEKGEIWIIEIKTSIEDFRVDRKWPEYRQHCDRMFFATHKDVPLDIFPEDCGLFLSDGYGAHMLREAPEHRLPPATRKSVTLNFSRAAAQRLMLAEWATGKDFAFSPRGSEGRVETGGSTPVGARPSIAQDADEGGEEL, from the coding sequence ATGACGATTTTGAACGTTTACAATAACAATCCGTTAATAGACGGCCGGCAGTCGGAGCGGGCCATGCTTGTACGCAAAGGCGTGCAACTATTACTGCACGACATGCGTCACGCCGTGCTACCCGAGCTGCCGCTCGCCAGTGGTCGTCGCGCCGATCTCATCAGCCTTTCGGAGAAGGGCGAGATCTGGATCATCGAGATCAAGACCTCGATCGAGGATTTCCGCGTCGACCGCAAATGGCCCGAATACCGGCAGCATTGCGACCGGATGTTCTTCGCGACGCACAAGGACGTGCCGCTGGACATCTTCCCGGAGGATTGCGGGCTGTTTCTGTCTGATGGCTACGGCGCCCACATGCTGCGCGAGGCGCCGGAGCATCGCCTGCCGCCGGCGACGCGCAAGTCCGTGACGCTCAATTTCTCACGTGCCGCCGCCCAGCGCCTAATGCTGGCCGAGTGGGCAACGGGTAAAGATTTTGCCTTCTCCCCTCGGGGGTCCGAAGGACGAGTCGAGACCGGTGGCTCGACCCCGGTTGGTGCCCGCCCTTCGATAGCTCAGGACGCCGATGAGGGGGGCGAGGAGCTTTAG
- a CDS encoding ActS/PrrB/RegB family redox-sensitive histidine kinase, protein MKAQEGHHTSRRLRLQTLVRLRWLAVGGQTVTVMIVAFWLKFPMPLLPCCVLIACLAWINFFLTLRYPPTHRLEPPAAFALLSLDLLQLCGLLLITGGLANPFSALVCVPVIISFASQPIRYSMPLIVLAMICITGLAFSPFPLPWYEGVSVSVHSVMQLGVWCSIASTMAFAAFYAYRVSMEASQLADALSATELVLQREKHLSQLDGLAAAAAHELGTPLATISVVAKEMERELREDDRFREDVALLRSQSERCRDILRRLTTLSSEDEAHMRRLTLSSMMEEVIAPHREFGINLEFIEKSPRAGEPVLSRNAGIMYGLGNLIENAVDYARKTVTVTVEYTAETLTIIIEDDGGGYSPEILARIGEPYVTSRQRDDTAGGLGLGLFIAKTLLERSGATLSFGNRDPETPGARVRVEWPRVLIDSNSTK, encoded by the coding sequence ATGAAGGCGCAGGAGGGCCACCATACCAGCCGGCGGCTAAGGCTGCAGACGCTGGTGCGCCTGCGCTGGCTTGCGGTCGGCGGTCAAACGGTGACTGTGATGATAGTCGCCTTCTGGCTGAAATTTCCCATGCCGCTCCTGCCCTGCTGCGTGCTGATCGCCTGCCTTGCCTGGATCAACTTCTTCCTCACCCTGCGCTATCCGCCGACGCACCGGCTGGAGCCGCCGGCAGCCTTCGCGCTGCTCAGCCTCGATCTCCTGCAGCTCTGCGGGTTGTTGCTGATCACCGGCGGGCTTGCCAATCCCTTCTCGGCGCTCGTCTGCGTGCCCGTCATCATCTCCTTCGCATCGCAGCCGATCCGCTACAGCATGCCGCTCATCGTACTTGCGATGATTTGCATTACGGGTCTGGCATTCTCTCCCTTCCCCCTGCCCTGGTATGAGGGCGTTTCGGTCAGCGTGCATAGCGTCATGCAGCTGGGCGTGTGGTGCTCTATCGCCTCCACCATGGCCTTTGCAGCCTTTTATGCGTATCGCGTCTCCATGGAAGCCTCGCAGCTTGCGGATGCCCTTTCGGCGACGGAGCTGGTGCTGCAGCGGGAAAAGCACCTGTCGCAGCTCGACGGGCTGGCGGCGGCGGCGGCGCATGAGCTCGGCACGCCGCTCGCGACGATCAGCGTCGTCGCCAAGGAGATGGAGCGGGAACTGCGCGAGGACGATCGCTTCCGGGAAGATGTGGCGCTGCTGCGCAGCCAAAGCGAGCGCTGCCGCGATATTCTCAGGCGGCTGACGACGCTCTCCTCGGAAGACGAGGCGCATATGCGGCGGCTGACGCTTTCCTCAATGATGGAGGAGGTGATCGCGCCGCATCGCGAGTTCGGGATCAACCTGGAATTCATCGAGAAGAGCCCGCGGGCGGGCGAACCTGTTCTGTCACGCAATGCCGGCATCATGTATGGCCTCGGCAACCTCATCGAAAATGCGGTCGATTATGCCCGCAAGACTGTGACGGTGACGGTGGAATACACCGCCGAAACTCTGACTATTATCATCGAGGACGATGGCGGCGGTTACTCGCCTGAAATACTGGCACGGATCGGCGAACCCTATGTCACCTCACGCCAGCGGGACGACACGGCAGGCGGCCTCGGGCTTGGGCTCTTTATCGCTAAGACGCTGCTCGAGCGCTCAGGTGCCACCCTTTCCTTCGGCAATCGCGATCCGGAGACGCCGGGGGCGCGCGTCCGCGTCGAATGGCCGCGCGTGTTAATCGACAGTAATTCGACAAAATGA
- a CDS encoding nitrile hydratase accessory protein: MPVDLTIDPRWLDKGPAFSEPWQAEAFALTMQLSRAGHFTWAEWVETFSSEIKASPQHDDEDVNTAYYRQWMQALEKIVAGRGMTTDAEVADYQEHWKRSYFHTEHGKPVEFRKGLAPIQPGALEALKQEHDHHHHHHHGHDHDHCDAGDHETHVGPVAVSPALRRSQA; encoded by the coding sequence ATGCCGGTCGATCTGACAATTGATCCGCGATGGCTCGACAAGGGACCGGCTTTTTCCGAACCATGGCAGGCGGAGGCCTTCGCGCTGACCATGCAATTGTCGCGCGCCGGACATTTCACCTGGGCGGAATGGGTGGAAACATTCTCCAGCGAGATCAAGGCCTCGCCGCAACACGACGACGAAGATGTCAACACCGCCTATTACCGGCAATGGATGCAGGCGCTGGAAAAGATCGTGGCCGGGCGCGGCATGACGACGGACGCGGAAGTCGCTGACTACCAGGAACATTGGAAACGCTCCTATTTCCATACCGAGCATGGCAAGCCCGTCGAGTTCCGCAAGGGGCTTGCGCCAATCCAGCCGGGCGCGCTGGAAGCGCTCAAACAGGAGCATGATCATCACCATCACCATCACCATGGGCACGACCACGACCATTGCGACGCCGGCGATCATGAAACTCATGTCGGCCCGGTGGCGGTGAGCCCTGCGCTGAGGCGCTCTCAAGCCTGA
- a CDS encoding response regulator transcription factor, whose protein sequence is MSGTVFDLTFDEAGLFADIVGRLTSPGSAEIRETIFPDILRLMRADVLASYKWNPKISAYDEPFVINQSPDSIKAYRNWFQYRDPMTRQLRNLWRPAYVDEVISKPDLRKTEFFNDFLMKDGLDHGINVFLKDNGRALADLRIWRTERQPDFADREIGLLKVLAPLLKRALSVAPDVTLSVLTDRERDVALLVSRGCSDKDLARVLNIGFATVRTHLTRCLEKMGCSNRAELAARVAKLSQ, encoded by the coding sequence ATGAGCGGGACTGTATTTGATTTGACATTCGATGAGGCAGGTCTGTTCGCCGATATTGTCGGGAGACTGACAAGCCCAGGGTCGGCGGAGATCAGGGAAACTATCTTCCCTGACATCCTGCGCCTGATGCGGGCCGATGTCCTGGCGTCTTACAAATGGAATCCGAAGATAAGCGCCTATGACGAGCCCTTCGTGATCAACCAGTCCCCCGACAGCATCAAGGCTTACAGGAATTGGTTTCAGTATCGCGATCCGATGACCCGGCAGTTGCGCAACCTGTGGCGTCCGGCCTATGTCGATGAGGTGATCTCCAAACCGGATTTGAGAAAGACGGAGTTCTTCAACGACTTTCTGATGAAGGATGGGCTCGACCATGGCATCAATGTCTTCCTCAAGGACAATGGACGGGCGTTGGCGGATCTACGCATCTGGCGAACCGAACGCCAACCGGATTTCGCCGACCGCGAAATCGGCCTGTTAAAAGTCCTCGCGCCGCTGCTCAAGCGCGCTCTGTCCGTCGCGCCTGACGTAACACTCTCCGTTCTGACCGATCGCGAGCGAGATGTCGCACTTCTCGTCTCACGCGGCTGCTCCGACAAAGACCTTGCGCGTGTTCTTAATATCGGTTTTGCAACGGTGCGAACACATCTTACGCGGTGCCTTGAGAAGATGGGCTGCTCAAACAGGGCGGAGCTCGCCGCCCGTGTCGCGAAGCTTTCGCAATAA